In the Flavobacterium acetivorans genome, one interval contains:
- the bioB gene encoding biotin synthase BioB: MSITKHNWTKEEIIAIYNKPMMDLLYEAASIHREHHDPNVVQVSTLLSIKTGGCSEDCGYCPQAARYHTSVEGNDLMSVSQVKAQALRAKSGGSSRVCMGAAWRNVKDGPEFDQVLEMVRTINKMDMEVCCTLGMITENQAQRLAEAGLYAYNHNLDTSEEYYKEVISTRGFEDRLQTIENVRKTNVTVCSGGIIGMGESIDDRAGMLVALSTLNPQPESVPINALVAVEGTPLEEEKPVEIWEMIRMVATTRIIMPETQVRLSAGRMNMSREGQAMCFFAGANSIFAGDKLLTTPNPDVNEDMKMFEMLGLNPQKPFTKVVQPKTVEAKDSEFQSLGEKPKWSRPGHTIERNLEASVKGK, encoded by the coding sequence ATGAGTATCACAAAACATAATTGGACTAAAGAAGAAATAATCGCAATATACAATAAACCCATGATGGATTTGCTTTACGAAGCAGCTTCGATTCATAGAGAACACCATGATCCAAACGTGGTTCAAGTTTCAACCTTATTGTCTATTAAAACTGGTGGATGCTCTGAAGATTGTGGCTATTGCCCACAAGCAGCTCGCTACCATACTTCTGTTGAAGGCAATGATTTAATGTCAGTTAGTCAAGTAAAGGCACAAGCTTTACGTGCAAAATCAGGAGGTTCATCACGCGTATGCATGGGAGCCGCTTGGAGAAACGTTAAAGACGGCCCTGAATTTGACCAAGTTTTAGAGATGGTTCGCACCATCAATAAAATGGACATGGAAGTATGTTGTACTCTTGGAATGATCACTGAAAATCAAGCGCAGCGTCTAGCAGAAGCAGGTTTGTACGCTTACAATCACAATTTAGATACTTCTGAAGAATATTACAAAGAGGTGATTTCAACCCGTGGCTTTGAAGATCGTTTGCAAACTATAGAAAATGTACGTAAAACTAATGTTACGGTTTGTAGCGGCGGAATAATTGGAATGGGAGAAAGCATTGACGATAGAGCCGGAATGCTTGTGGCACTTTCTACACTAAACCCTCAACCGGAATCGGTACCAATTAATGCTTTGGTTGCCGTTGAAGGAACTCCTCTGGAAGAAGAAAAACCAGTAGAAATTTGGGAAATGATCCGTATGGTTGCCACAACCAGAATTATAATGCCTGAAACCCAAGTACGTTTGTCAGCAGGTCGAATGAACATGAGCCGTGAAGGACAAGCTATGTGTTTCTTTGCAGGAGCCAACTCTATTTTTGCAGGTGATAAATTACTAACCACTCCAAATCCGGATGTGAATGAGGACATGAAAATGTTCGAAATGTTAGGTCTTAACCCTCAAAAACCTTTCACCAAAGTGGTTCAACCAAAAACAGTTGAAGCTAAAGACTCTGAATTTCAATCCCTAGGAGAAAAACCAAAATGGTCACGCCCTGGGCACACTATTGAAAGAAATCTTGAAGCATCTGTCAAAGGAAAATAA
- a CDS encoding bifunctional riboflavin kinase/FAD synthetase has protein sequence MNIFQSIQDFNSTKKTILTLGTFDGVHIGHKKILKKLTQNTENNKYESVVLTFFPHPRMVLQNQSDIKLLNTISEKIDLLEKTGIENLVIHPFDESFSRLAAEDFVREILVDQFHIHKIIIGHDHRFGRNRTANIDDLILFGQQFGFEVEQISAQEIDAISVSSTKIRKALSQGNMALANQYLGYNYFLTGIVAEGKRLGRTIGFPTANLKIKEDYKLTPTNGVYIVESTIDQKTIFGIMNIGYNPTVGGEHLSIEIHYLDFDADLYGQELSVSILHYLRPEQKFDSIESLKTQIEKDRNNAISYLKKH, from the coding sequence TTGAATATTTTTCAATCGATACAAGATTTTAACTCTACCAAAAAAACGATTCTTACCCTTGGCACTTTTGATGGGGTACATATAGGTCATAAAAAAATTCTGAAAAAACTGACCCAGAACACGGAAAACAACAAATACGAAAGTGTAGTGTTGACCTTTTTTCCACATCCTAGAATGGTTTTACAAAATCAATCTGACATCAAATTACTGAATACAATCTCCGAAAAAATAGATTTACTTGAAAAAACAGGAATTGAAAACCTTGTTATTCATCCTTTTGACGAGAGTTTTTCCAGATTAGCTGCCGAAGATTTTGTTAGAGAAATTCTTGTAGATCAATTCCATATCCATAAAATAATCATTGGTCATGACCATCGCTTTGGAAGAAACCGCACAGCAAACATTGATGATTTAATCCTTTTTGGACAGCAATTTGGTTTTGAAGTTGAACAAATATCTGCCCAAGAAATAGATGCAATCTCAGTAAGTTCTACTAAAATAAGAAAAGCATTATCCCAAGGAAACATGGCTCTGGCAAACCAATACCTAGGATACAACTATTTTTTGACAGGCATCGTTGCAGAAGGAAAACGCCTTGGAAGAACGATAGGATTCCCTACTGCTAACCTAAAAATAAAAGAAGACTACAAACTGACTCCAACAAACGGCGTCTATATCGTAGAAAGCACAATTGACCAAAAAACTATTTTTGGAATCATGAATATCGGTTATAATCCCACTGTTGGCGGAGAACATTTATCGATAGAAATCCATTATTTAGATTTCGATGCTGATTTGTACGGCCAGGAATTATCGGTTTCAATACTACACTATCTGAGACCAGAACAAAAATTCGACTCTATAGAATCGTTAAAAACACAAATAGAGAAAGACCGAAACAACGCAATATCCTACCTAAAAAAACACTAA
- a CDS encoding reprolysin-like metallopeptidase, producing MKKNILWLFVIFFGSVVYAQKESPWKRVNRDMNLDFQGNGLNSGLEKKLFFQLDETMLRQSLSFLPSSTDRKQLKRIKIPNINGAFEEFSVWESSNFDPELQAKFPDIKSYTGIGITDPTASLNFSLSPDGIQTMVLRADSASEFIEASLSDKGIYVLFNSGSRNSASLPFSCKTEDIAINKQLLKKTSRVSDNTKVFKTLRLALSCTGEYAAYHGGTVAGALAAMNATMTRVNGVFNRDLALKLQIIANNNLIVYTNASTDPYSDARTGVDGSWSLELQNNLSNVIGNGNYDIGHLFGASGGGGNAGCIGCVCVDPTIEDSYAKGSAYTSPSDGRPMGDAFDIDFVAHEMGHQLGANHTFSEDIEGTGVNVEPGSGSTIMGYAGIADNNIQNNSDDYFAYVSILQIQNNLASKVCPQTVSLNNNPPVVSAGTDWTIPKGTAFVLKGTGLDPDGDVLTYCWEQNDDAKTQSGSSSIAFPTKPDGPLFRSLKPKSSPIRYMPALSTVLSGRLSTTWESVSSIARTLHFTLTARDNAPLGTAQTNTASMIVNVSGAAGPFAITSQNTEDLSWFQGENTTVSWSVNGSNILPGSSNVNIKLSTDGGLTFPTILAANTPNDGSEVIVIPNITAKDCRILIEPTANIYYAINSKAFSIGYSVVSSCETYTFAPTPFDIPESPTYVTRKITVPPTTGTIVDVNLSVGFTHSYMSDVKIDVVNPQGITVKLFEESCGNTDGSLLLNYDDLGDALDCGSAVVQKVSPYESLAVFNGQNPQGEWVFRGRDRFLEDTGTLDSATITICTKNYTLIAPDFEFSPIVSYPNPSDGNITVQFMSKNTNGVKVMVHSLLGKELFKREFESKFNFNENIQLPQLGSGIYLLTVIDGDRREVKKIIIE from the coding sequence ATGAAAAAAAATATACTTTGGCTGTTTGTTATTTTCTTCGGCTCGGTGGTTTATGCCCAAAAAGAATCCCCTTGGAAGCGAGTTAATCGGGATATGAATTTGGATTTTCAGGGGAATGGATTGAATTCCGGTCTCGAAAAAAAGTTGTTTTTTCAATTGGACGAAACAATGCTGAGGCAATCTTTGAGTTTCTTGCCAAGCAGTACGGATAGAAAACAATTAAAACGTATTAAAATCCCTAATATTAATGGTGCTTTTGAGGAGTTTTCAGTTTGGGAATCTTCCAATTTTGATCCGGAATTACAGGCCAAATTCCCAGATATAAAGTCTTATACCGGAATAGGAATTACAGATCCCACGGCTTCCTTGAATTTTAGTTTGTCACCCGATGGAATTCAAACGATGGTGCTTAGAGCTGATAGCGCATCAGAATTTATAGAAGCTTCATTAAGTGATAAAGGCATCTACGTGCTTTTTAATTCTGGAAGTAGAAATTCCGCTAGTCTTCCCTTTTCTTGTAAGACGGAGGATATTGCGATTAATAAGCAGCTGTTGAAGAAGACAAGTAGAGTTTCGGACAATACTAAGGTTTTTAAAACCCTGCGTTTGGCTTTATCTTGCACAGGAGAGTATGCGGCGTATCACGGTGGAACAGTCGCTGGAGCTTTGGCGGCTATGAACGCTACTATGACAAGGGTTAACGGGGTTTTTAATAGAGATTTGGCCTTAAAATTACAGATAATTGCCAATAATAATCTTATTGTTTATACCAATGCTAGTACAGATCCTTATTCTGATGCTAGAACGGGAGTAGATGGTAGTTGGAGTCTCGAGTTGCAGAATAATCTAAGCAATGTGATAGGAAATGGGAATTATGATATAGGACATTTGTTTGGTGCTTCGGGTGGTGGAGGCAACGCAGGCTGTATTGGTTGTGTTTGTGTAGATCCTACCATTGAAGATTCTTATGCTAAGGGAAGTGCTTATACTTCTCCTTCTGATGGGCGTCCTATGGGGGATGCTTTTGATATCGATTTTGTCGCTCATGAAATGGGGCATCAATTGGGAGCAAATCATACTTTTTCTGAAGATATTGAAGGTACAGGCGTCAATGTGGAGCCGGGTAGTGGTTCTACTATTATGGGATATGCTGGAATAGCCGATAATAATATTCAAAACAATTCGGATGATTATTTTGCTTATGTTAGCATTTTACAAATACAAAATAATCTTGCTTCAAAAGTTTGTCCTCAAACAGTTAGTCTAAATAACAATCCTCCAGTTGTAAGTGCTGGCACTGATTGGACGATCCCAAAGGGAACTGCTTTTGTGTTAAAAGGTACTGGGCTTGATCCTGATGGAGATGTGCTAACGTATTGCTGGGAGCAAAATGATGATGCCAAAACCCAAAGTGGTTCAAGTAGTATCGCATTTCCTACTAAGCCTGACGGCCCTCTTTTTAGATCTTTGAAACCAAAGAGTTCTCCTATACGTTATATGCCGGCGCTTAGTACGGTACTCTCGGGTAGGTTGAGCACCACTTGGGAGTCGGTTTCCTCTATTGCAAGAACGCTTCATTTTACCTTGACGGCAAGGGATAATGCTCCTCTAGGTACCGCTCAAACGAATACCGCATCAATGATTGTAAATGTAAGTGGAGCAGCGGGTCCATTTGCAATAACATCACAAAATACCGAAGATTTAAGTTGGTTTCAGGGCGAAAACACAACGGTCAGTTGGAGTGTAAACGGTTCTAATATTTTGCCAGGATCGTCTAATGTGAATATAAAACTTTCTACAGACGGAGGTTTGACGTTTCCGACGATTTTGGCGGCAAATACTCCAAATGATGGCTCAGAGGTTATCGTGATTCCAAATATTACGGCTAAAGACTGTCGGATTTTAATTGAGCCCACAGCAAATATCTATTATGCCATAAACAGTAAGGCATTTTCAATTGGGTATTCGGTTGTTTCCTCTTGTGAGACTTATACATTTGCTCCAACTCCTTTTGATATACCGGAATCACCGACTTATGTAACGAGAAAAATTACTGTTCCGCCAACAACAGGAACAATTGTAGATGTGAATTTGTCCGTAGGTTTTACACATTCTTATATGTCGGATGTGAAAATAGATGTTGTGAATCCTCAAGGGATTACTGTGAAGTTGTTTGAAGAAAGTTGCGGAAATACAGATGGCAGTTTGTTGTTGAATTATGATGATCTGGGTGATGCTCTTGACTGTGGGTCTGCAGTTGTTCAAAAGGTTAGTCCCTATGAGTCTTTGGCTGTTTTTAATGGTCAAAATCCTCAAGGAGAATGGGTGTTTAGAGGGCGTGACCGTTTCCTTGAAGATACAGGAACTTTAGACTCGGCTACGATAACGATTTGCACCAAAAATTATACTTTAATAGCGCCGGATTTTGAGTTTTCACCAATAGTGTCTTATCCTAATCCTAGCGATGGTAATATTACGGTACAATTTATGAGTAAGAACACAAATGGTGTCAAAGTCATGGTTCACAGCTTGTTGGGTAAGGAATTGTTTAAAAGAGAATTTGAGAGTAAATTTAATTTCAATGAAAATATTCAGTTGCCGCAGTTAGGATCGGGGATTTATTTATTGACAGTTATTGATGGGGATAGAAGAGAGGTTAAAAAAATAATAATAGAGTAA
- the pth gene encoding aminoacyl-tRNA hydrolase, which translates to MIKWIAKIFPSTKKEDHTDSMKPEVQEHQKNNTESVSNKFLIVGLGNIGAEYVNTRHNIGFKIVDHLAKKEGIQFETAKLGSLAQFRFKGRTFFLLKPNTYMNLSGKAVQYWMDKENIPLQNLFVITDDLNLPFGTIRIKPKGSDGGHNGLKNINLVLNTNQYTRFRFGISDEFKKGKQVDYVLGEWDDNEKTALPERYEIASEIIKSFGTAGLENTMTTYNGK; encoded by the coding sequence ATGATAAAATGGATAGCCAAAATATTCCCATCAACAAAGAAAGAAGACCATACAGATTCTATGAAACCGGAGGTTCAGGAACATCAAAAAAATAATACAGAAAGCGTGAGTAATAAATTTTTAATAGTAGGATTAGGCAACATCGGTGCCGAATACGTAAACACCAGACACAACATTGGCTTTAAAATAGTAGATCATCTTGCCAAAAAAGAAGGAATTCAATTTGAAACGGCGAAACTAGGCTCATTAGCCCAATTCAGATTCAAAGGAAGAACTTTTTTCCTTTTGAAACCCAATACCTACATGAATTTGAGCGGAAAAGCAGTACAATACTGGATGGACAAAGAAAACATTCCTTTGCAAAATTTATTTGTCATTACCGATGATTTAAACCTGCCATTCGGAACCATCCGTATCAAACCAAAAGGAAGCGACGGCGGACACAACGGACTAAAAAACATCAACCTTGTCCTAAACACCAATCAGTACACCCGTTTCCGTTTTGGTATCAGCGATGAATTCAAAAAAGGAAAACAGGTAGATTATGTACTGGGAGAATGGGACGACAACGAAAAAACAGCCTTGCCAGAACGTTATGAAATAGCTTCCGAAATAATAAAATCTTTTGGGACTGCCGGACTAGAAAACACCATGACCACATACAACGGAAAATAA
- a CDS encoding 50S ribosomal protein L25/general stress protein Ctc: MKSITIKGSERESVGKVATKALRNAGAVPCVLYGGDQPVHFSAEEKAFKSLVYTPNAHTVVIDLGNGKSFNAVLQDIQVHPVSDKILHIDFFQIFEDKEITMEVPVKIIGNSKGVMAGGDLRLNNRKLKVRAIPANLPDFVEADITPLDMGNKLYVTKVPSENFKIMHPDNTVICQVKISRAAMKAAQEAAKAAKAPAKGKKK, translated from the coding sequence ATGAAATCGATTACAATTAAAGGATCAGAAAGAGAAAGCGTGGGCAAAGTAGCTACTAAAGCCTTACGTAATGCTGGAGCGGTTCCTTGCGTGTTATACGGAGGAGATCAACCAGTACATTTTTCAGCAGAAGAAAAAGCATTCAAAAGCTTGGTTTACACTCCAAACGCTCACACTGTTGTGATCGACCTTGGTAACGGCAAATCATTTAATGCCGTTTTACAAGACATCCAGGTTCACCCTGTGTCTGACAAGATTTTACATATTGACTTCTTTCAAATTTTTGAAGACAAAGAAATCACTATGGAAGTTCCTGTAAAAATCATTGGTAACTCTAAAGGAGTTATGGCCGGTGGAGATTTACGTTTGAACAACCGTAAACTTAAAGTAAGAGCTATCCCAGCAAATCTTCCAGATTTCGTTGAGGCTGACATTACTCCACTTGACATGGGTAACAAATTATACGTTACTAAAGTGCCATCTGAAAACTTCAAAATCATGCACCCAGACAATACCGTAATTTGTCAAGTGAAGATTTCTCGTGCTGCTATGAAAGCGGCTCAAGAAGCTGCAAAAGCTGCAAAAGCACCTGCAAAAGGAAAGAAAAAATAA
- a CDS encoding ribose-phosphate pyrophosphokinase, whose protein sequence is MSHLEPEAKIFACSQSVYLAEKIAKEYGIPLGKVTMSKYSDGEFQPSYEESIRGLRVFIVCSTFPNADNLMELLLMIDAAKRASARHITAVIPYFGWARQDRKDKPRVPIGAKLTAKLLETAGATRVMTMDLHADQIQGFFEKPVDHLFASTIFLPYVKGLGLENLTIASPDMGGSKRAYAYSKFLESDVVICYKQRKEANIIDTMELIGEVKGKNVILVDDMIDTGGTLAKAADLMLEKGALSVRAICTHAILSGSAYEKIENSKLTELIVTDSIPLKRESNKIRVLSCAPLFAEVMHMVHHNNSISGKFIM, encoded by the coding sequence ATGTCACATCTAGAACCGGAAGCTAAAATTTTTGCTTGTTCACAAAGTGTCTATCTAGCCGAAAAAATCGCAAAAGAATACGGAATTCCGTTAGGAAAAGTCACCATGTCTAAATACAGCGATGGTGAATTCCAACCTTCTTACGAAGAGTCTATCAGAGGATTAAGAGTTTTTATCGTTTGTTCTACTTTTCCAAATGCAGACAATTTGATGGAATTATTACTCATGATCGATGCTGCAAAAAGAGCTTCTGCAAGACACATCACAGCAGTAATACCGTACTTTGGTTGGGCAAGACAAGATAGAAAAGACAAACCTAGAGTTCCGATAGGAGCAAAACTGACAGCTAAATTACTCGAAACTGCGGGAGCAACAAGAGTAATGACAATGGATTTACATGCAGATCAAATCCAAGGATTCTTTGAAAAACCAGTAGATCACCTTTTTGCATCCACTATCTTTTTACCATATGTAAAAGGACTGGGACTAGAAAACTTAACCATTGCTTCTCCTGACATGGGAGGATCAAAAAGAGCCTATGCTTATTCTAAATTTTTAGAATCAGATGTAGTGATTTGCTACAAACAAAGAAAGGAAGCCAATATCATCGACACCATGGAATTGATCGGTGAAGTAAAAGGAAAAAATGTAATCCTTGTAGATGACATGATTGACACAGGAGGCACTTTGGCGAAAGCCGCTGACTTAATGCTAGAAAAAGGAGCATTAAGCGTAAGAGCCATTTGTACTCACGCCATTTTATCAGGAAGTGCTTACGAAAAAATTGAGAATTCTAAATTAACAGAACTAATCGTTACCGATTCTATTCCGTTAAAGAGAGAGTCAAACAAAATAAGAGTGTTGAGTTGTGCCCCTCTTTTTGCCGAAGTAATGCACATGGTACACCACAACAACTCGATCAGCGGGAAGTTCATAATGTAA
- a CDS encoding LexA family protein: MPIKNKQKLQFFHPEYKSDLKIPFIADGVSAGFPSPATDFMETNIDLNKELSENPLATFYIRVKGNSMIDAGINDKDVLIVDRSLEPQNNKIAICFIDGEFTVKRIQLEKDCLYLMPENLNYSPIKVTEENQLIIWGIVTYVIKKV, translated from the coding sequence ATGCCAATAAAAAACAAACAAAAACTCCAGTTTTTCCATCCCGAATATAAGAGTGACCTAAAAATTCCTTTTATTGCAGACGGTGTATCGGCAGGTTTTCCTTCCCCCGCAACCGATTTTATGGAAACCAACATCGACTTAAATAAAGAATTAAGCGAAAATCCATTGGCTACTTTTTACATCAGAGTCAAAGGCAATTCGATGATTGATGCTGGCATCAACGATAAAGACGTTCTGATTGTAGATCGAAGCCTGGAACCGCAAAACAATAAAATCGCCATTTGCTTCATAGACGGGGAGTTTACCGTAAAACGAATCCAACTTGAAAAAGACTGTCTCTATCTAATGCCCGAGAATCTGAATTACTCACCAATAAAAGTAACAGAAGAAAATCAATTAATTATCTGGGGAATTGTAACCTATGTAATTAAGAAAGTATAA
- a CDS encoding Y-family DNA polymerase → MYALVDCNNFYASCERVFQPEFNEKPVAILSNNDGCVISRSEEAKFAGIPMGVPAFQIKDLVREKNVKLFSSNYALYGDLSHRVMSILGQFTPNLEIYSIDEAFLNFDGMTIPDFHDYGIQMKKRIQKWVGIPVSIGFAETKALSKVANKIAKKFQDRTQSVYVIDSDEKRIKALKWTKIEDVWGIGYRTTKKAKLRNIKTAFDFIQPQHESWIKKEMGVIGLRLKYELEGKSVLDLEPIADQKKSIAVTRSFPKQISDFDLLRERVATFASVSAEKLRKQKSCCHTIIVMLLIDKHSVQTSKYYFNMAVTLPYATNSSLTISNAAIDLLKKLHKGNEHLKFKKAGVIVTALIDENQKQFQLFEDENPKHLALMKAIDKLNKKIGYTQIKLATQNLDLTWNMNQNHLSPKYTTNFKEILEIRCQ, encoded by the coding sequence ATGTATGCTTTAGTTGATTGCAATAATTTTTATGCTTCCTGCGAACGTGTTTTCCAACCGGAATTCAACGAAAAACCCGTTGCTATCTTGTCTAACAATGATGGCTGCGTGATTTCAAGAAGCGAAGAAGCCAAATTCGCCGGTATTCCCATGGGAGTTCCTGCCTTCCAGATTAAAGATTTAGTACGAGAGAAAAACGTAAAATTATTTTCATCTAATTATGCTCTATATGGAGATTTAAGTCATCGCGTCATGTCAATCTTAGGGCAGTTTACACCCAATCTAGAAATCTACAGTATTGATGAAGCCTTCTTGAACTTTGACGGAATGACAATCCCAGATTTTCATGACTATGGGATTCAAATGAAAAAAAGGATACAAAAATGGGTAGGAATCCCAGTATCAATAGGTTTTGCTGAAACTAAAGCCTTATCTAAAGTAGCTAATAAAATTGCCAAAAAATTTCAAGACAGAACCCAAAGTGTTTATGTAATAGATAGCGATGAAAAAAGAATAAAAGCACTAAAATGGACAAAAATTGAAGACGTTTGGGGCATCGGATACCGAACAACTAAGAAAGCTAAACTAAGAAACATCAAAACAGCTTTCGATTTTATTCAGCCACAACATGAATCTTGGATCAAGAAAGAAATGGGAGTAATTGGACTGCGCCTCAAATATGAACTGGAAGGGAAATCAGTACTGGATTTAGAACCCATAGCAGATCAAAAGAAAAGCATTGCCGTTACCCGAAGTTTTCCAAAACAAATCTCTGATTTTGACTTATTGCGAGAACGTGTAGCCACGTTTGCTTCGGTATCCGCAGAAAAATTAAGAAAACAAAAATCTTGTTGCCATACTATAATTGTGATGTTGCTTATTGACAAACACAGTGTTCAAACATCAAAATATTATTTCAATATGGCAGTAACCCTGCCTTATGCGACAAATTCCAGTTTGACCATTTCAAATGCAGCTATTGACTTATTAAAAAAGCTACATAAAGGAAACGAACATTTGAAATTCAAAAAAGCAGGAGTCATCGTAACGGCACTTATCGATGAAAACCAAAAACAATTTCAATTATTTGAGGATGAAAATCCAAAACATTTGGCCCTAATGAAAGCAATAGACAAGCTCAATAAGAAAATTGGATATACTCAGATAAAACTGGCAACTCAAAATTTAGACCTGACCTGGAATATGAACCAAAACCATTTATCGCCAAAATACACTACTAATTTTAAAGAGATCCTTGAAATACGATGCCAATAA
- a CDS encoding DsbA family oxidoreductase: MENKLKIQIWSDIMCPYCYIGKRRIESALEQFEHKNAVEIEWKSFQLDANFVASEGDNLTEHLAEKYQKNKEWAQEMMDNMTKNAKNSGLDFHFEKAVMANSFDAHRLLHLAKKFQLGNELKELLFKAYLTDGKNIGDLETLKQLGIEAGLDATAIEAVLQSDTYSENVKQDIEMAQKIGVQGVPFFVLDNKYAISGAQHVDTFVQTIQKVWEEGQFDSKITVINNSSEGSCDINGCN, translated from the coding sequence ATGGAAAATAAATTAAAAATACAAATCTGGTCGGATATCATGTGTCCGTATTGTTATATTGGGAAAAGAAGAATCGAATCAGCGCTGGAGCAATTCGAACATAAAAATGCCGTAGAAATTGAATGGAAAAGCTTTCAGCTTGACGCAAATTTTGTAGCCTCGGAAGGAGATAATTTGACTGAACATCTGGCAGAAAAATACCAGAAAAACAAAGAATGGGCTCAAGAAATGATGGACAACATGACCAAAAATGCTAAAAATTCAGGATTGGATTTTCATTTTGAAAAAGCGGTAATGGCCAATTCATTTGATGCCCATCGTTTATTGCATTTGGCCAAGAAATTCCAACTAGGCAACGAACTAAAAGAACTCTTATTTAAAGCGTACTTGACTGATGGAAAAAACATAGGAGACTTAGAAACCTTAAAGCAACTAGGAATCGAGGCTGGCCTTGACGCCACTGCAATCGAGGCTGTTTTACAATCAGATACCTATTCAGAAAACGTAAAACAAGATATCGAAATGGCGCAAAAAATAGGTGTTCAAGGCGTTCCCTTTTTTGTTTTAGACAATAAATATGCTATTTCAGGCGCACAACATGTCGATACTTTTGTTCAAACCATTCAAAAAGTATGGGAAGAAGGACAATTTGATTCCAAAATAACGGTAATCAACAATTCTTCCGAAGGAAGCTGTGATATTAATGGATGCAATTAA
- a CDS encoding NADH-quinone oxidoreductase subunit N, producing MNTLIAIIGLGVLCLLFEIFEWRKAIIPVTVIGLLAVLGLNISEFNSPEAYYNNMMIVSEFSTAFSSLFIILTIFLVILSHKFYENQQGKLSDFIAIKIFLLAGAVAMVSFGNLAMFFLGIEILSIALYVLASSSRLSVKSNEAGLKYFLMGSFASGIILFGICLIYGAMGSFDVIEISELSRSAELPVWFPIGIILVVIGMFFKIAAVPFHFWAPDVYEGSPTLTTALMSTLAKVVAIATLFKLLNVMNADLSPSFQLVIVIISMASMTVGNIMALRQVNVKRILAFSGISHAGFMLMTLLSTTNAAGTLLYYTSAYALAGIAAFSVILYVCKHNENEDITNFHGLGKTNPLLAAILTASLLSMAGIPIFSGFFAKLFLFNQTIQAGYIALVIVAVVNSIISVGYYFKLILAMYTKEPNEERTGTPITIYAVAVIAIVLNIALGLFPSYVLDLLA from the coding sequence ATGAATACATTAATAGCTATAATAGGATTAGGTGTTTTATGCCTTTTATTTGAAATTTTCGAATGGAGAAAAGCGATTATTCCAGTAACCGTTATTGGATTATTGGCAGTCCTTGGGTTGAATATATCAGAATTCAATTCTCCCGAAGCCTACTACAACAACATGATGATTGTGAGTGAATTTTCTACCGCATTTTCCTCTTTGTTTATCATCTTAACTATTTTCTTGGTAATCTTAAGTCATAAATTTTACGAAAACCAACAGGGAAAACTATCTGATTTCATTGCCATAAAGATATTCTTGCTTGCAGGAGCAGTTGCTATGGTTTCTTTTGGAAACTTAGCCATGTTCTTCTTAGGGATCGAAATTTTATCTATTGCTTTATACGTTTTGGCGTCAAGCAGCAGACTGAGCGTAAAAAGTAACGAAGCGGGATTAAAATACTTCCTGATGGGATCTTTTGCCTCAGGAATCATCTTATTTGGTATCTGTTTAATATACGGAGCCATGGGAAGTTTTGATGTTATTGAAATCAGCGAATTATCCCGTTCTGCCGAACTACCGGTTTGGTTTCCTATTGGGATTATTTTAGTTGTTATCGGAATGTTTTTCAAGATTGCCGCTGTTCCTTTCCATTTCTGGGCGCCGGATGTTTATGAAGGTTCTCCAACATTGACAACTGCCTTAATGAGTACTTTGGCAAAGGTGGTAGCTATTGCTACTCTATTCAAACTGTTAAACGTGATGAATGCAGATCTTTCACCTTCTTTCCAATTAGTGATTGTTATTATCTCTATGGCTTCCATGACCGTAGGAAATATCATGGCATTAAGACAAGTAAACGTAAAACGTATCTTAGCTTTCTCTGGAATTTCTCATGCTGGTTTCATGTTAATGACCTTGTTAAGTACAACAAACGCAGCCGGAACCTTATTGTACTATACCTCTGCTTATGCCTTGGCTGGAATCGCAGCTTTTAGCGTAATTCTATATGTTTGTAAACACAACGAAAACGAAGATATCACGAACTTCCACGGCTTAGGAAAAACAAACCCTTTATTAGCCGCTATTCTAACTGCTTCGTTATTGTCTATGGCTGGAATCCCAATATTTTCTGGATTCTTTGCAAAACTGTTTTTATTCAATCAGACCATCCAGGCGGGTTATATCGCCTTAGTGATAGTTGCCGTAGTCAATTCAATTATAAGCGTTGGGTACTACTTTAAACTGATTCTAGCAATGTATACCAAAGAGCCAAACGAAGAAAGAACCGGAACTCCCATTACGATTTATGCCGTTGCTGTTATAGCAATTGTACTGAATATTGCTTTAGGATTGTTCCCTTCCTATGTTTTGGATTTGTTGGCCTAA